A region from the Rosa rugosa chromosome 6, drRosRugo1.1, whole genome shotgun sequence genome encodes:
- the LOC133718509 gene encoding uncharacterized protein LOC133718509 isoform X3, which yields MGTSCLLLLLKLARPLETRHKCPACYKQYKKKEHLIEHKKVAFHSAHDPICGVCRKPCKSFESLRGHLTGVLPRYFNSEWSVAKFHLQEGLQHIVAFGKRKNTIMIIGMDGSRK from the exons ATGGGTACAAGCTGCCTTTTGCTGTTGCTCAAGTTGGCCAGGCCTTTGGAAACGAG GCACAAATGTCCTGCCTGTTACAAGCAATATAAGAAGAAAGAACATCTCATTGAGCACAAGAAGGTTGCTTTCCACTCAGCTCATGATCCTATTTGTGGAGTGTGCAGAAAGCCCTGCAAATCTTTTGAGTCATTGAGGGGTCATCTTACTG GTGTGCTCCCAAGGTATTTCAACTCAGAATGGTCAGTGGCCAAATTTCACTTGCAGGAAGGTCTGCAGCATATTGTTGCCTTCGGCAAGCGGAAGAATACCATCATGATCATTGGCATGGATGGAAG CAGAAAATGA
- the LOC133718509 gene encoding uncharacterized protein LOC133718509 isoform X1 — MGIAAKSWREEYAPETDNHPLSNPYPFNLMFQTSIGPSGSSTGHKCPACYKQYKKKEHLIEHKKVAFHSAHDPICGVCRKPCKSFESLRGHLTGVLPRYFNSEWSVAKFHLQEGLQHIVAFGKRKNTIMIIGMDGSRK; from the exons ATGGGCATTGCCGCTAAATCATGGAGGGAGGAATATGCCCCTGAAACAGATAACCATCCTCTCTCAAATCCTTATCCTTTCAATTTGATGTTTCAAACATCAATTGGTCCATCTGGTTCGAGCACTGG GCACAAATGTCCTGCCTGTTACAAGCAATATAAGAAGAAAGAACATCTCATTGAGCACAAGAAGGTTGCTTTCCACTCAGCTCATGATCCTATTTGTGGAGTGTGCAGAAAGCCCTGCAAATCTTTTGAGTCATTGAGGGGTCATCTTACTG GTGTGCTCCCAAGGTATTTCAACTCAGAATGGTCAGTGGCCAAATTTCACTTGCAGGAAGGTCTGCAGCATATTGTTGCCTTCGGCAAGCGGAAGAATACCATCATGATCATTGGCATGGATGGAAG CAGAAAATGA
- the LOC133718509 gene encoding uncharacterized protein LOC133718509 isoform X2, producing MGIAAKSWREEYAPETDNHPLSNPYPFNLMFQTSIGPSGSSTGHKCPACYKQYKKKEHLIEHKKVAFHSAHDPICGVCRKPCKSFESLRGHLTGVLPRYFNSEWSVAKFHLQEGLQHIVAFGKRKNTIMIIGMDGRK from the exons ATGGGCATTGCCGCTAAATCATGGAGGGAGGAATATGCCCCTGAAACAGATAACCATCCTCTCTCAAATCCTTATCCTTTCAATTTGATGTTTCAAACATCAATTGGTCCATCTGGTTCGAGCACTGG GCACAAATGTCCTGCCTGTTACAAGCAATATAAGAAGAAAGAACATCTCATTGAGCACAAGAAGGTTGCTTTCCACTCAGCTCATGATCCTATTTGTGGAGTGTGCAGAAAGCCCTGCAAATCTTTTGAGTCATTGAGGGGTCATCTTACTG GTGTGCTCCCAAGGTATTTCAACTCAGAATGGTCAGTGGCCAAATTTCACTTGCAGGAAGGTCTGCAGCATATTGTTGCCTTCGGCAAGCGGAAGAATACCATCATGATCATTGGCATGGATGGAAG AAAATGA
- the LOC133718834 gene encoding very-long-chain aldehyde decarbonylase CER1-like has translation MASTPGILTDWPWTPLGSFKYVVLAPWVIHSTYSYMFGEEGTDLFYILVFPFLLWRMLHNQIWISLSRYQTARGKGTIVDKGLEFEQVDRERDWDDQIIFNGMLFYIGRCVLPRDQTDLPIWRGDGLVMTMLLHAGPVEYLYYWLHRALHHHFLYSRYHSHHHSSIVTEPITSVTHPFAEHITYFMLFAIPMVPTLLIGTASISSYFVYITYIDFMNNLGHCNFEFIPNWIFSLFPPIKYLIYTPSYHSLHHTQFRTNYSLFMPIYDYIYGTMDKSSDTLHESSLRKEESPDVVHLTHLTTTESIYRLPLAFASLASNPHTSTWYLWLFWPVTLWSLMLTWIFGRSFVIERQRFDKHRLQTWVIPKYSLQYLLSWQTEAINRAIEDAILEAEQMGVKVISLGLFNQGERLNNNGGIYVQRNPRLKIKVVDGSSLAVAVILNSIPKGTTQVLLAGNLTKVAYALAFSLCQRDIQVVTLQQAEYLKLTKSLNATEGKVVYDRSYAQKIWLVGDGLSKKEQLSAPKGTIFVPFSQFPPKQLRRDCFYHYTPAMKIPKSLENVYSCENWLPRRVMSAWRIAGIVHALEGWHEHECGYTMSSIDKVWQATLRHGFQPLNLQRGQD, from the exons atgGCTTCCACACCTGGAATTCTTACTGACTGGCCATGGACACCTCTTGGGAGCTTTAAG TACGTGGTGTTAGCTCCTTGGGTGATTCACAGCACATACTCATATATGTTTGGAGAAGAAGGCACAGATCTATTTTACATCCTCGTATTTCCATTTCTGTTGTGGAGGATGCTCCACAACCAGATATGGATCTCACTTTCTCGCTATCAAACTGCCAGAGGCAAAGGAACAATCGTGGACAAGGGCCTCGAATTTGAACAAGTCGACAGAGAAAGAGATTG GGATGATCAAATCATATTCAATGGAATGCTGTTTTACATAGGCAGGTGCGTCCTGCCTAGGGATCAAACTGACCTACCAATTTGGAGGGGAGATGGGTTGGTCATGACGATGCTGCTTCATGCTGGTCCGGTCGAGTATCTCTACTACTGGTTACACAGAGCACTTCACCACCATTTCCTCTACTCTCGCTACCATTCTCATCACCATTCCTCCATTGTCACTGAGCCAATTACTT CTGTGACTCACCCATTTGCGGAGCACATAACATATTTCATGCTCTTCGCAATACCAATGGTGCCAACTCTGTTGATCGGAACAGCTTCCATCTCATCCTATTTTGTTTATATTACTTATATCGACTTCATGAACAACTTGGGGCACTGCAATTTCGAGTTCATTCCGAACTGGatcttctctctttttcctCCTATTAAGTATCTAATATATACTCCCTC GTACCACTCCTTGCATCACACACAATTTCGAACCAATTACTCCCTCTTCATGCCAATCTATGACTATATATATGGTACCATGGACAAGTCTAGTGATACTCTACACGAATCTTCACTCAGGAAAGAGGAATCACCTGATGTGGTTCATCTAACCCATTTAACAACAACTGAATCCATCTACCGACTCCCACTGGCATTTGCTTCCTTGGCCTCTAATCCACACACTTCAACATGGTACTTATGGTTGTTTTGGCCTGTGACATTATGGTCCTTGATGCTAACTTGGATATTTGGCCGTTCATTTGTTATTGAGAGGCAGCGTTTTGATAAACACAGACTACAAACTTGGGTTATTCCAAAATACAGTTTGCAG TACTTGCTCTCATGGCAAACTGAAGCTATAAACAGAGCGATTGAGGATGCCATACTTGAAGCTGAGCAAATGGGTGTCAAAGTTATAAGTTTAGGTCTCTTTAATCAG GGTGAGAGGCTCAATAATAATGGTGGTATATATGTCCAGAGGAATCCACGGCTGAAAATCAAGGTGGTGGATGGGAGTAGCTTAGCTGTGGCTGTCATCCTTAACAGCATTCCGAAAGGAACAACCCAGGTTCTCCTTGCAGGCAACCTCACAAAGGTAGCTTATGCCCTTGCCTTTTCTTTGTGCCAGAGGGATATCCAG GTAGTTACATTACAGCAGGCCGAGTATTTGAAGCTCACCAAATCATTAAATGCTACAGAGGGTAAGGTGGTTTATGACAGAAGCTATGCTCAAAAG ATTTGGTTGGTGGGAGATGGGTTGAGTAAGAAAGAACAGTTGAGTGCACCAAAAGGAACAATTTTTGTTCCCTTctctcaatttccaccaaaacaGTTGCGCAGAGACTGCTTCTACCACTACACACCAGCAATGAAGATCCCCAAGTCTCTTGAGAATGTTTACTCTTGTGAG AACTGGTTGCCAAGGAGGGTGATGAGTGCGTGGCGTATAGCAGGAATAGTGCATGCATTGGAAGGTTGGCATGAGCACGAGTGTGGTTACACCATGTCCAGCATTGACAAAGTTTGGCAAGCAACTCTTCGACATGGCTTTCAGCCTCTAAATCTCCAAAGAGGCCAAGATTGA